The proteins below are encoded in one region of Lactuca sativa cultivar Salinas chromosome 3, Lsat_Salinas_v11, whole genome shotgun sequence:
- the LOC111877657 gene encoding geraniol 8-hydroxylase, which yields MISDSRWSWWSELITTTKRDDLTFQLLIFSVISFPILWYSFRKATFRLPPGPRGLPVLGYLPFLSPDLHHEFTKLGQRYGPIFKLQLGRKTYIIIRSSDLAKEVVRVQDDVFSNRDPPVAGIVLTYGGKDIVWSDNNSYWRNLRKVFVSEVLSNKNLEASRSFRRAGVRKIINHVYETMGNEIDVGGIAFTSSLSVVTNMMWGKSLDERNENSNLGVGFREVISKSVELLGAANVSDFFPVLSRFDLQGVEQKIKQQLQKVDEIFQKIIDDRMSVKPEESVEQEGRKDLLQILLEHKQKDNTSTFSLTQIKALFMDIVAGGTDTTSTMAEWTMAELLKHPEIMKKIQDELEQVIGLNNIVEESHLPRLCYLDAVIKETFRLHPPLPLLIGRCPNMSCNVGGYTVPKGSNVFLNVWAIHRDPKYWENPTEFDPNRFLNPDGTTKYDYSGNNTNFLAFGSGRRRCPGVPLGEKMLVYLLASLLHSFDWTLPKDKEHELSDKFGIVLKKKNPLMAIPSQRLSDKNLYM from the exons ATGATATCAGATAGCCGGTGGTCTTGGTGGTCGGAACTAATCACCACCACCAAGAGAGACGACCTCACTTTCCAATTACTCATCTTTTCAGTCATCTCATTCCCTATTTTATGGTACAGTTTCAGGAAAGCCACATTCCGGTTGCCGCCGGGACCTCGTGGCTTGCCGGTGCTGGGATACCTTCCATTTCTCAGCCCCGACTTGCACCATGAATTCACCAAATTGGGTCAACGTTATGGCCCCATCTTTAAACTCCAGCTCGGTCGCAAGACCTACATCATCATCAGGTCGTCGGATCTTGCTAAAGAAGTGGTGCGTGTGCAGGACGATGTTTTCTCCAACCGAGACCCTCCGGTGGCTGGGATTGTCCTCACATACGGTGGCAAAGATATCGTCTGGTCGGACAACAACTCATACTGGCGTAACCTGCGTAAAGTGTTCGTCTCCGAAGTCCTGAGCAACAAGAACCTTGAAGCTTCTCGATCTTTCCGGCGAGCTGGAGTCAGAAAAATTATCAACCACGTCTACGAAACGATGGGGAATGAGATCGACGTCGGCGGGATCGCGTTTACGTCGTCGTTGAGTGTCGTAACCAATATGATGTGGGGGAAAAGTTTGGATGAAAGGAACGAAAACAGTAATCTTGGTGTTGGGTTCAGGGAGGTTATTTCAAAGAGTGTGGAGCTTCTGGGAGCAGCGAACGTATCAGACTTTTTTCCGGTACTCTCCAGATTTGATTTACAGGGTGTGGAACAAAAAATAAAGCAACAATTGCAGAAGGTTGATGAGATATTTCAGAAGATAATCGACGATAGAATGAGCGTTAAACCTGAAGAATCAGTAGAACAAGAGGGAAGAAAGGATTTATTGCAGATTTTACTCGAGCATAAACAAAAAGACAATACATCAACTTTCAGTCTTACCCAAATTAAAGCCCTTTTCATG GACATCGTAGCTGGAGGAACAGACACAACATCAACAATGGCGGAATGGACAATGGCAGAGCTTTTGAAACATCCAGAGATAATGAAGAAGATACAAGACGAATTAGAGCAAGTCATCGGCCTAAACAACATTGTAGAAGAATCTCATCTTCCACGATTATGTTACTTAGATGCCGTGATTAAAGAAACATTCCGTTTACACCCTCCGCTTCCTCTGTTGATAGGGCGATGTCCAAATATGTCTTGCAATGTCGGTGGATACACAGTCCCAAAGGGTTCCAATGTGTTTCTGAATGTTTGGGCAATACATAGGGATCCAAAATACTGGGAAAATCCTACGGAATTTGATCCCAATAGATTTCTAAACCCCGATGGAACAACCAAATACGATTATTCTGGAAACAACACCAACTTTCTGGCATTTGGATCTGGTAGAAGAAGGTGTCCAGGAGTTCCTTTGGGTGAGAAGATGTTGGTGTATCTTTTGGCTTCATTATTGCACTCGTTTGATTGGACTTTGCCAAAAGACAAAGAACATGAGCTTTCTGATAAATTTGGGATTGTCTTGAAGAAGAAAAACCCACTCATGGCAATCCCTTCTCAGAGGTTATCAGACAAAAATCTATACATGTAA
- the LOC111877613 gene encoding secreted RxLR effector protein 161-like: MLAIYVDDLFVTSTNLSMIKRFKLEMSTNFEMSDLGRLTYYLGIEVKQEELGITINQEAYAQRILKEAGLHDCNPTHIPMEPGIKLSKTEDEPKINPTQYQKVVGCLRYFLQTRPDMAYAVGVVSRYMQSSRESHGGAIKHILRYLRGTTGCGIKYERTGQRRLIGYSDSSHNVDPDDGRSTTGHIFYYRSSPIMWCSQKQDTIALSSYEAEFMATMATAC, from the coding sequence ATGTTagcaatttatgttgatgatttaTTTGTCACAAGTACAAATTTAAGCATGATCAAGAGGTTCAAATTAGAGATGTCCACGAACTTTGAGATGTCGGATCTTGGAAGATTGACTTATTATCTTGGCATTGAAGTTAAGCAAGAAGAATTGGGGATTACTATAAACCAAGAAGCATATGCTCAACGCATTCTAAAAGAAGCAGGTTTACATGATTGCAATCCGACCCACATTCCAATGGAACCAGGAATTAAGTTGTCAAAGACCGAAGATGAACCCAAAATCAACCCGACACAATATCAAAAGGTGGTAGGATGTCTTAGATATTTCTTGCAAACAAGACCCGATATGGCATATGCGGTCGGAGTTGTCAGCCGATACATGCAAAGTTCAAGAGAATCACATGGTGGTGCAATCAAACATATTCTAAGGTACTTACGAGGAACTACGGGATGCGGAATCAAGTACGAGAGGACGGGACAAAGGCGACTTATTGGTTATAGTGATAGTAGTCACAATGTTGACCCGGATGATGGAAGAAGCACAACCGGTCACATTTTCTACTACAGGTCATCTCCAATAATGTGGTGTTCGCAAAAGCAAGATACCATTGCTTTATCATCTTATGAGGCGGAGTTCATGGCAACCATGGCGACCGCATGTTAA